One window of the Triticum dicoccoides isolate Atlit2015 ecotype Zavitan chromosome 3B, WEW_v2.0, whole genome shotgun sequence genome contains the following:
- the LOC119279432 gene encoding serine carboxypeptidase 1-like, with protein sequence MRNHATPYTVILAILLGASLASAKTLLQQRDALTTFLESRAKTVATGAVNPDTWADPDSSFRHLPMSGPSAPPGAREADRIAALPGQPPRVNFDQYSGYVTVSEQHGRALFYYFVEAAYEASSKPLVLWLNGGPGCSSLGAGAMQELGPFRVNPDGKALSRNRHAWNNVANVIFLESPAGVGFSYSNTSPENHESGDTRTAVDAYIFLLNWLERFPEYKGRDFYIAGESYGGHYVPQLATVIVALRNLGATSMNLKGIFVGNPYLDDYKNTRGRYEYLWNHGVMSDEVWGNISAHCSFGRLEGKACGQAKASFRTGDIDRYNIYAPVCIRQ encoded by the exons ATGAGGAACCATGCCACGCCTTACACGGTCATACTGGCGATCCTACTGGGCGCCTCGCTCGCGAGCGCGAAGACCCTGCTGCAGCAGCGAGATGCGCTGACGACCTTCCTGGAGAGCAGGGCCAAGACGGTCGCGACCGGTGCTGTCAACCCGGACACGTGGGCCGACCCTGACAGCAGCTTCAGGCACCTGCCCATGAGCGGCCCGAGCGCGCCGCCCGGCGCCAGGGAGGCCGACAGGATCGCGGCGCTGCCCGGCCAGCCGCCGCGCGTCAACTTCGACCAGTACTCCGGTTACGTCACGGTGAGCGAGCAGCACGGCCGCGCGCTCTTCTACTACTTCGTGGAGGCCGCGTACGAGGCCTCCTCCAAGCCGCTCGTCCTCTGGCTCAACGGCGGGCCTGGGTGCTCCTCGCTGGGGGCCGGCGCCATGCAAGAGCTCGGCCCGTTCCGCGTGAACCCCGACGGCAAGGCCCTGAGCAGAAACAGACACGCCTGGAACAATG TGGCAAATGTGATCTTCCTGGAGTCGCCGGCCGGCGTGGGGTTCTCGTACTCGAACACGTCGCCGGAGAACCACGAGAGCGGGGACACGAGGACCGCCGTGGACGCCTACATCTTCCTGCTCAACTGGCTGGAGAGGTTCCCGGAGTACAAGGGCCGGGACTTCTACATCGCTGGCGAGAGCTACGGCGGCCACTACGTCCCCCAGCTCGCCACCGTCATCGTCGCCCTCCGCAACCTCGGCGCCACAAGCATGAACCTCAAGGGGATCTTC GTTGGCAACCCGTACCTTGATGACTACAAGAACACGAGGGGACGGTACGAGTACTTGTGGAACCACGGCGTGATGTCGGACGAGGTGTGGGGCAACATCAGCGCGCACTGCAGCTTCGGGCGGTTGGAGGGCAAAGCGTGCGGCCAAGCCAAGGCGTCCTTCAGAACCGGCGACATTGATCGTTACAACATATACGCTCCCGTCTGCATcaggcaatga